aaagaGTCACATGTAACAtcatctctttttctgtgtAGCTCAACAGTCCTTCTCCCACCATTCGGGTGCAGTTCATCAGCCCCAGCCCTCCAGTACCCCGACAGGCAACCAGCCCCCTCCCCAGCACGCTGCACCTAGCCCTGGACAGGTAAGAACACAAAATACACcaagacactttattttttccccGAACCAGAGGCGAGATCTGACAAAGTATCCAGACTTTTCTGGATGAACTACATAACATAGAAGCCTCCACCACAACCAGACAGCTGAAGTTAGTTTGCCAGTATTTGTAACTGGTTTTATacttgaaaaacagttttacagtgttgcTTGCTTGTGGACTGCAAATGGAGTCACAGAGTGCAGAAACGCACAAGAGGATGTGCTTGTTTAACCCGGCCTTCAGGTCCTCTGAAGGACTCCTTTTTTGTAGGAGGGTATAACCTCTGGGGCACAGGTTTTGTGATTTCGTTTATCTCTTAACATTTTGGTGTTGTGATCTCTTTCAGAATGCCCAGTCAGGCCCACAGCCCCAGCCTTTGTACCACTCAGGTCCCCTGTCAGCACCCACCCCACCCAACATGCCGCCTGGCCACACGTCTCCACAGGGCTCTTACATTCAGGGCTACAGCATCCACCAGGGAAATCCACTAGCGTATCCTCTGGGACAGATGCAACAGGTATGGAtccacagtgctgctgctgctgctgcttttcctcAAGTATTTctcaaataaaactcaaattttGTGTTATTTGGAAACTCAATTAGTCAGTCAACTGTGTCACGTCCTCCCCAGGCCCACATACAGGGAGCCATGTCAGGTCCGCACCACTCAGGAGGCCACGGTCAGCACCAGGTCATGATGTTACAGCACCCCCCTCAGCAGGGCCCAGGCTCTGTGCCTCAGCACCCCCAGCACGGACCTCAGCAAGGAGCACACCAACACTTTTACATAGGACATCCACAAGGTACGAGACATAACCCCACATACCGGTGACTCATATTCACTTCCTGTGATGTTGAAGTATAGCATTTATAGATCTCGTTGTTCTTTTACCTCCCACAGCAatgcaggtaacacacactgCTCCCTTCCATCCGCCTGGAAACTAAACTCCATCTGCCCCCTCCCCCCTTACCTCCCAAACTGTACCCAGGAATGAGCCCCAACATCCCCACTGCCTGCTGGATGTGAGGCCCAGACTGAACGTGactcatagaaaaaaaaaaaaacataaagcaaatgGACAGGATcgtgcagaggagagaagaggacagGAATAAAAAAGTCTCACAGCACCTTATGCTTCTGCTGTATTGTTCATCTGTAACAAACCTCGGCGTCAACCCCAAGACGAGGACCTTTTTTAATGCTAATGATGAAGGTGGCAGACGACAGCAGCAGCGTATCGCCCCACCCCCCCCTGCTGCCATCCTGCTCTTCTCTCCAACTTCTCCCCTTTTCAGAGACATGAGGCACCTCGCTGGGCGGACCAGTCGGAGAGGAAAAGACACGgatgaaaaacagcagcaggcacTTTATCTTCCAGCAATGTGTTTTTAGCCTGGTGGGGTTTTGTAAGTACCATGACACAAATGGGAAACAGACTCTCACGGGATTCTCATGAATACAGCATGAATGGAGGGATTTGAAGAGGAGGGGGATTTTTAGCAAATcaatttctttcttccttttttttttcttcttttttttaactcgaTCTTGTAGTTAAAACCACCCCctttgcttctcttctcttctgtagaaaaatataattaataataaaaaaaaatggacaagacaaaaaaaataataaaaacaacaatgaccaaaaaataaagttttcaacTCAACTacaaagatttgtttgtttaaatttatTGCAGCATTAATTGTGCTTGTAAGTATCGCAGTCAGTTCTGCTCTGCACTGCATGAAGTAACAACTACAATGAGacacaactttttatttttcattagaCCATAACGAGCGCATTTAATTTGAAGCTCGCTAAGCAGCTGCTGTTATGtcagagagacaaaatgaagtAATTGAGTCCCAggggacttttttttgtattctctACACATTCTCATTAGCTTGGATTTGTTACACtcagtggtttaaaaaaaaaaaaaaactgcatgttcatttaaaatggtCACTAGGGGGACCCCTTTTAATACAGCTGAGGCTCAGTGCCAATATCACAAGGCACACAGTTCTTGTTGTGGCAGAATGACTCCTCTTTGGGTTAGTGGGACACTGCTTCACCTTCAGGCAAGTATGACACCACGCTTTGCTTATGTGACAGCACATTAATATCGATGTACTACCAAGCGTACCAGCTAGTCTACGTCATTGTGTCAAGAGTCCACGGCCTAGTTTCCCCTTCACTGCAAGTTGTTTGGACACCCTCTGTCAGTACTGCAGGCTTTGACATCCTTCTCAGTGTGACAGGGCGTAGAGCTGCTCTGCGCTACGCTCCAGCCGGTCTCTGTACTCCAGGTTTGAGTAGTTGCCTTCAGGGACCCCCTGGGTGCCGTAGAGGAGACCCCAGCAGCAGGCGGCGATCACTGCTGTGCTGTCACTGTCGCCTGGGAAGGAAGGAGatgaaacagagaagagagcAGCATGAGCTTAACTCCTTTGATGACGCGGAACTCcatagtgtttctgtgtttaattaatgtaGATCTTTTTTTAGGTTTAAAGCTGCTATAGTCTCTTTCTGTGCACATCCCCTCTGCTCCAGAGCTTCTTCGTAtcttttgaatttattttggttttccagCCTGCAAACCTgaatgttttggttcagtctctcAGTGTTACCCACTGCACACTCTAGATGCTAGATGTTTTCCTCAGAAATCAGTTAAAACCAAAAAGTTAAGAGgataaatattggacttaacaTCCATCAATGAAAATACTAATGAACTCCGGTGAGTTGCTTTGTATCTATGCTcgatgtgtaaataggcaactgGCCGCTAAAAAGTTgttctttcaaattaaagtgaGACTAAGTGACTTTTAAGgaagaaaaatatacaatacaaaaacactttcataagcagaactattttttttttacacttaacCAATTAAAATGGTCTGGTATGGCCAGTAACTTTTGTTAGCTATTGTAAATTTAAGAAAGATAATGCGAGCATTTGTTGGCTGTTGTTCAGAAAAGGTTTTTATGGTCTTGATACTCTCGTTAAACATCTATCATGACGTGTTTATGTAAGTTAGGAACTtactttctttttgcatttaaattttttgttaCAGTAAATGACACGTGTTGCACATCAGTACAAGTTCCCGCCTTGCACAGATAGAGCTGTCAACTCAGTTTTTTGCAGAATTTAACCTAATGACAAAAAGTGCGTATTAATCACAATAACTGAAGCCGTGGACAGCTCTAACACTTGGGCCAAATCAGAACATCTGCTAGGATGACTTCAATTTCCAAGGTTCATaagaagattttttaaaatgtcatccTTTGTTGTAACGACGACTTGTTCACTAACAGCCGCATGAACGAAGTATCCTTTACACTTCATTTGTGCCACCATTGCAAAGCTGCTCCTGTCCTCAATGACAATGACGGATGGAGACCAATTAGAGTTTGGACCATTAGTCCATATGGCTTGCCTGAGCAGGAAGTGGCACGACTAGACGAGAAAGACTTTGGGAAGACacctgtgtttaaaataaagagatgaatgtatgcaaaaatgcaaaaagatgtgaaaatattaagTCCACCTATGATATATGTAGACATGCCAAACCTGAAGGCTGGGTTTTGGCAAAGGACTAGGCCTAATACTAAATCAGCCTATATTTAGGTATAAAGTTTATAATCTTTAGGAATTAGAGATTTGGTAAAGGTCTTGTAGAATTAAGGTTAAAACAGACTTCCCTGTCAGCCTATAAGATCCATTTTCTGACCTCCATGGAAGCCTGCTCTGCTCATCAGCTCTTCCCAGTCCGAACCGGCTCCCAGCAGGGCGTCGAGCGCTATCATGGGAGCGTCGTGTCCGCTGCGTCCCGCCCAGCCCGACAGGCTGAAGCTCTTATAGGCTTCATCTCTCTCCGCTGGGCTGTAGGAAGAGGGAAAAACCGGAGGCCCTATCCCGTTAGAGATGCCTCTGAAATCCAGGTACCTGTGGACGGAGGTAAGAGTTTCTCCTGACATCTGCACTATCCTCCAGAGTAATGTGATTCTCCAGGAGTGACAGAAGCAATGAGTCATTCCAAGGTTTACAGACATCCtgatcatatcatatcatttttacagtaaatatcagGTGAAGACAGCTGTGTATGTCAGTGATTATATATACAGCAtgcgaacacacacacgagctCAGTGCTGCTGACCTGATGTGACATTTTAGTACAAGCCTCCTGTCATCATTGATGGCTTGAGACTAAAATTGCTGATGCTGGGAGCCTGAATTTGAACAACAAGTCTGATTTCATACCACTGCCACTTGTCACAGAAGTAGCcccagtctctctctgtctcctcgaCAGCGTAGCCTCGACCTTGAACAAAGTTCTTCGCTATTGGACAGGCCTCACTGAGCAGGCCTAGACCCCACGTCGTGATTGGCCTGCGCTGGATGGCGTACGCTGTAAAAAGGGCCGATGCTACCGCTCCCAGGAAACCGGTGGGGTGAGGATGGGTCATCCTGCCTGTCTCCACGGCAACCGCCACCAAAGACAACAGCTGGTCAGGCTTTGGATACCTGGTGAGAGCAAAGTAATTAAGTCATATTTAAGGAAATAATCCTACAGCTGAGGAATTTGTTGAAGCATTCTGCTGTAGTACAAACAATGTTTACAGTAATTACTAATTTTTATGCTTTAATTGACGCCATGCCACGCCATGATTTATTTACTGGCTCCAGCTAATGTTTTCACTCAAAAactctgttattttttttattattttctgcttACTGATCAAAGAATGTTATTATAAATTATGTTTGGATGAGAGCAGCAGCTGTAAATTAACCGTGAAATGTTCAATGTCACGTTTTCTACGGGTCTCTGGGTGACCAAAATAAATTGCAGCGCTGCCACTGTTTTGTGCATCAACATCCGAAGTGATCCAgcctgaatgtttgtttgtttttttactaccATTCAGAAACAAATGAATCCCAGAAACTAAAgcttgttttcactgtttcacaCCATTagaaattgaatatctttgtttttttttgtcaatttttGGACAAAACTAGATATCTGAAGGTGTCACCGgaataaacaataaatctgGAAACCCTCATTGATTCCCTAATTTCTTTTTGTGAGAACTTTCTGTGGGAGGAAATGCGTTCACACACAGTTACTGTCTCTGTTCCTACCAGATCATGGGCGTCCCTCCCTACCTCCTCTCTaagcactaccaacaactggacatgctaaacCATTCCCTTCTACTGTAGACCACTTGAACTTTTTGCTGCACTAAGATGTCTTTGTCGCACTGTACCGTGATTATATCCATTTGTTGTGAAATTGTaaaagctaaatgactaaatgaaataCAGGTTAGGAACTTCAGTGTTATTTTGGACTCTGCCCTTAACTTTGAAAGTCAAGTTAGTAACATAAGAAGGGCAACTCTTCTTCACTTAAACATAATGAGTGAGAGGATTTATATATTGCCTAGAAGTGCCTTTATTTGTTAGGACACCTAATATTTGATAGAAATTGATCAAATATTGCATAGATTTGTACCTGTACCTGCTCAGAGACGGATACTACAAGGTCattgacaataaaaaatgataacCACACTCATGGAGAGCTCAGGCAAAACACAGAACATTGTAACTGGAATGCGTAAAGGATGagttattatgtatttattctcAGGACAGGTGTCTTACCTGAGGCCAATACACATGGACCTCATGGCTGCTCCACAGCCAGTCCCCTCTGGGTTATAGGCCACTCTGTAGCCCCCTTCCTCTCCAGGCTTCAGCTGGGAGACTCCTAAAAGAgcaaatgaaaagttaaatcTCTGCCATTGCTACAAATTAATGTGATATAATTACATGTCTCACCCAGCATGCTCGAAGGCCCTGGTTTCCTCCCGTCCATGTCTTTCATACCCTCCACATATCGTGCAGCCACCTCATGCAAGAGCTCCTCCCCCGTCTTCCCTACGATGGAGACAACATGTTCAAACCGCAGACGATTAAGTCCGTATTAAGGTTTTTAAAGACGTAACACATCTGTTAACAAGGCTGGTTGTTTGCTTTGTCACAGTAAAGGTCAAGTGGAATTTCTACCAATTTCCTTCCACTCATGCGGAGTCGTAATAGAGCAGCAAATCAAGGCAAGACTGGAGATTAGATTTAACCTTTAGTTGGAGCTCATGAGAAGGGGAGGGTGTGGTGCGTGGCCTGATGAAGCCTCATCAGAACGCCACATCAGATAAATTCAATCAATTCCTTATTTGGAACGAAGGAGAGAGCGAATGGGTTCAATGTCATTTGAGCTCACCAGTTGCCAGGCCTTCAGCCGTTGCCAGATGCAGAACCGTGTCATCACTTACGGGCCAGTCTGGGAGCTCAGCCTTGATGTTCTTTAGACCGCCGAGCTCCTTCAGCTCCTGCAAGAACAGGAAATTTTAAGCTTTATCACAAACTTAACCCATTAAGTTTTATTTAGCATAGGACTTACTGTCCCACAAAACCCTATACAGGATCCCTGAAGGCCAAATTTTGTAGTATGACCTCTGTTTCTATGTTGGCCCTCCACTGACCTGGTGAATAACAGGTCCCGACTCATTGTACTCCCACAGCTGGTTCCTGTATCCTAGAGCATCACCAACACCACTCAGCAACATGCCTGCCTTATAGTGCTCCAGTGTGGCAGATCTGCTGAGGCAAAACAGGCAGAAAGTGACTATTATCCATGTGTTAACAAATATTATGCCACTTTCAAAGTGCTTGTCAGAGCCATAAGCAAAGTAAGCAACTAAAAGAACCCTCAAACCAGAAAATTACTAATGCAGATGCATTTTTTAACGGCTCATAAACTGCTGAGGAGAATCTGTTTTATTAGATTTAACAAGATCATTTATATTCTGTACAGTAATTTCAACCGAAGCTgtggaaaaacaacagtaacatcACTAATGATGTCTTTCACTACTGCTCTGGATGAAATTAAAGCATACTGTGTGGTTATAGGAGGCTCAACAGCCTGATCTGCTGCTGACACTTTGATGTGGGAACTGCACTGaggtaatatataatattctgGAAAGGTCTCACAGTGGGGGGAGATCAATATGTTTAAAGGAAGGCTTTTATCATTTGTTGTTATTAAAGTCTTCATATTTGCAGTTGGGGATCGAAGATACAGTCTAAGGAAAAGTAATAATGTTCAGTCCATGAAAACAGCAATAGTGCACTCTTATATAAAGGTATCCACCATTTCTGGCCAGTTTAATTTGTAAATTTGTGAAGTAATGTCAACATGTTCTGAccataaatgtaaaaaacatatAAGCAAGTCAGCTTAAGCATTAAGTTACTTCCTGGCTTCATATATTGAGAGTTCATTTAGATAAAACGGTGCATTTTGCTGCAGGAAAAACCCTCCGTGCATTTGCACCCTCACCGGTTCATTGCTGGGCGTCGTTCCCCGAAATAAAGCTTCACCAGGCGGGCACACGCTGAAGTTGACACCGGGGCTGTGAACTGAAACGCTGCGCACCAGATTTACTCTCTAACCTCTTGTTTTGTTGCAAGTATTAACTCGGTCCCAGCTTAGACAGAAGCCTgcagtaaacaaaaaaagcagtgtTTATTCACTAAAGTTATTTCTACTTTCCAAACTTAAGGCAGCAGGTTGGACTGTCTGAAAACAGCGGAGGCTAAAAAAAGACGACCAAGTAATTTTAGACTTTTCAGCTGCCAAGATGGAGACACAACAGGACAAATGGTCAATCTTTACTGAAACACCAGGGTAATTATTGACAGGGCTTTCTGTCTGGAACACAGTGTAAACATGTAACAACAAActttgtcattatttatttaattattaaattaatatcaTATAAAGCTCTACAAACGTAAAACAAAGGTATATGCTCATACTGATGATGAAAAACTGAACAGCTGATGTGATGATGGAGCCACATGAAAGTACATCCATCATTCATCCTATGAATATGAATGTCTGccagatttcatggcaatccatccaataggaCGAGATATATCAGCCTATACCATACATAGTATAAAATATAGACGGTGCATTGTGACATCCCATATGTTTGGTCTTGGCTCTGCTAagataatctaaaaatggacaaagatgtggatcatctaGGGCGGTTGCTTAAACAAACCACCTGTTATGGCAACCATAGTCAATTAAAGAGGGCACGCTggtaattatgtataactttaaaccttaatataaccCGAACAGGagagttatatagaaattcagactcggtacagttgtcatgaatgaatgaattatctatagagaccaaagcagttttttgtaccatcccataaacatgtttaattctgctgtgaagcactttaatatgggggcttatggagatgaCTCagtctgtagccagcttcaatTGGCCGTTTGATGAACTTCATGGAGTCCAGTGTTCATTCTCTGAAACATTGGTATGATCAGCATCACCAGGCCTCAGGTTATATTTGCCATACAGCTCCATTCTAATGTCACCATTTTGAGTCTTGTATAATATCTATTTTCCTCACTTTGTTTCCAGTTGTGCCTCTTGTAGCCTTTAGATGTGTCACTTTTTCCGTTAAGAAGATTTCTTCAGCGATTATTAGCCATTAgtcctttgttgttgttggtgcaaCCTCCACCCAGTTCCTTGTAAAAGCTTTTTTACTTGGTGCTAACACTATTTTAACCAAATATTTGTCACGTCCCATTACACTTTTTTCAGAGAAATTATAGAGCTAAAGTACCAAACAACTCTCCCAGCATTTTGGCATCATTTTTGATGTCTGTGTAACTGCGTACTTTCAGATTTTTTCAGTAGAATTtcctccatgtctgtgtgttggtgaaTTTATGGTATCTTCCACATCTTCATCTGAAATGTGTATAGtaagctatttttttttcatttctcattttcattctctcaactctctttctctctgttgttattcTGACCAGATGTTGAACTCTGAACACTGTGTAACTGGATAATCCAAAGCAGATCGCAGCCTGAGTCGAGTCCCTCCTCTGCTTCCCGCTGTTGTCATCTCTACACCCAGGTGAGATCAATACACTTTTCAGTCCAAGTTCAACATgaatctgatgatgattttatcCAACAGAGGATGTTCATTTTGGgtttaaaaatgtcattgtgAGGGCACTTGTCATGCAAAGAGGAATGAACCTTTAGCTAGATTTGAAATACTGGTTAGGACTGATGCATCGTTggtgttaaataaaaacatttgaattgttttttaaatgaagttccATAACAAAAGTTCTAgagctacagtatgtgtcacAGAATTGTGGATTAATTTTTAATGGACGGATTAGCACAGATCAGGTCTCATATTACAACACATTACAATAATTCTCTGTAAGGTAAGTCTACAACCCTGAACATACACTCCCATTCTTTCCCAAAGTAAAAAAATCTAAGACTGCAGACTTCTTCTGTGCGCACAAatggtttatttctctcaaatgtattc
The nucleotide sequence above comes from Larimichthys crocea isolate SSNF chromosome XVI, L_crocea_2.0, whole genome shotgun sequence. Encoded proteins:
- the adprh gene encoding ADP-ribosylarginine hydrolase isoform X3, whose amino-acid sequence is MNRRSATLEHYKAGMLLSGVGDALGYRNQLWEYNESGPVIHQELKELGGLKNIKAELPDWPVSDDTVLHLATAEGLATGKTGEELLHEVAARYVEGMKDMDGRKPGPSSMLGVSQLKPGEEGGYRVAYNPEGTGCGAAMRSMCIGLRYPKPDQLLSLVAVAVETGRMTHPHPTGFLGAVASALFTAYAIQRRPITTWGLGLLSEACPIAKNFVQGRGYAVEETERDWGYFCDKWQCPAERDEAYKSFSLSGWAGRSGHDAPMIALDALLGAGSDWEELMSRAGFHGGDSDSTAVIAACCWGLLYGTQGVPEGNYSNLEYRDRLERSAEQLYALSH
- the adprh gene encoding ADP-ribosylarginine hydrolase isoform X1, with product MNRRSATLEHYKAGMLLSGVGDALGYRNQLWEYNESGPVIHQELKELGGLKNIKAELPDWPVSDDTVLHLATAEGLATGKTGEELLHEVAARYVEGMKDMDGRKPGPSSMLGVSQLKPGEEGGYRVAYNPEGTGCGAAMRSMCIGLRYPKPDQLLSLVAVAVETGRMTHPHPTGFLGAVASALFTAYAIQRRPITTWGLGLLSEACPIAKNFVQGRGYAVEETERDWGYFCDKWQWYLDFRGISNGIGPPVFPSSYSPAERDEAYKSFSLSGWAGRSGHDAPMIALDALLGAGSDWEELMSRAGFHGGDSDSTAVIAACCWGLLYGTQGVPEGNYSNLEYRDRLERSAEQLYALSH
- the adprh gene encoding ADP-ribosylarginine hydrolase isoform X2, whose translation is MNRSATLEHYKAGMLLSGVGDALGYRNQLWEYNESGPVIHQELKELGGLKNIKAELPDWPVSDDTVLHLATAEGLATGKTGEELLHEVAARYVEGMKDMDGRKPGPSSMLGVSQLKPGEEGGYRVAYNPEGTGCGAAMRSMCIGLRYPKPDQLLSLVAVAVETGRMTHPHPTGFLGAVASALFTAYAIQRRPITTWGLGLLSEACPIAKNFVQGRGYAVEETERDWGYFCDKWQWYLDFRGISNGIGPPVFPSSYSPAERDEAYKSFSLSGWAGRSGHDAPMIALDALLGAGSDWEELMSRAGFHGGDSDSTAVIAACCWGLLYGTQGVPEGNYSNLEYRDRLERSAEQLYALSH